Part of the Henckelia pumila isolate YLH828 chromosome 2, ASM3356847v2, whole genome shotgun sequence genome is shown below.
gtgaatgcaatgcaaatggcaaaggaagactatcaagctgatatcaataaaacttagttctttgggatcccgaggaataaaataactatcaaaccaccgatactcccattcgaggcgacatcaagtattttagtcctctgactttggtacaactatagtgagtcttctggctctgaacataaatccatattctgtgccatgagtcaagctgactctagaaataaatttacagtccatgccactcactacagctctccaaacgtcatctgcactctaggcgatggctgccctctgtgctattaaggctggagttcaagatgaatacaacataagctgtatgcattaaaagctataaaacacatcttgaacaactaaacatataagcaaacaaagcagtaccaacaaataatcacataagaaatataaagaaacaagtatgtgattgacatgggaatacttgaaatgaaagctatttcaagcgttctatcccatctggatttgctgtcatttatatctttctatgtcacgtctgaaagtacttcaaatctgcaagtacatcaatgaaaattcatatcaaaaggttgctccacttctcaactcaatctcaagtgcaaatgctagcaaaccttgcttcaaatccttctcggtttgactcggagatctcgagttcggcaacttcgatagaaagctgataaattacatatcgaataactaacaagatcagatgccattcaaaccatgcttcgttcaatcaacaatatcaaagtcttgacattttgcaaatcgacggcataacggctaaaaccggcaatccaaacaatatccaaatcaatccaacaatccagataacttataatctctaacatatcatctcattaccataaaaatcagtatcaatcacacatggtagtgttcgaattattcttcccaaattcatataaaatccgaacgacagtctttttccgaatcgtctgcgaatacacgatcggtacagctgatatacgcatatatgataaaatcataatttttcatctttcacataaaaataaaatctgagatatgtgaataaaacatgtaccaaatcgaaggtctcggagctgtgatcgcagatatatatttatctggaatttctgacaaccggagcgcgagttatcgaagctttttcGGATCAAAAATGGTGTTGAAGATGGTTCAGCCGAGTCTTCTGCCTATTCCCTTTAATTTTGATGGCTTTCACGTGTAATAAGATATAAATCAAGTGGAAATTAAGATATATATAGCTAAATtgtagtttagtccctgaacttttagctatttgcaattcagtccccggaaaagtgatttaattcaatttcaatccttattcatttaagaatattagaatttaattctaaactctaaatattcccaaattaaatattctcggattaaaattaaataatcccgggccttacatggcttctcgtacatgtccgacAAAATGGACGTCATCTCCTCCGTGGTTTTTGTCTTCGCCACATTGTGTGTCACGTTCTTTTttagggtcaatcgtattacACTAACACCTGTCGGTCAAGGAGCTCCCACTCATCAGCCTCCATCTTTTCTGGCTTTATTTTGGATAAAGGTTGATGCAGCTTCTTGCTATACAGATAATCTGTAACCACTAGAACGTGAAATCTGTTTcgtcgaacttattgattccaGGTCCCGATCCGTCATTTTCGGCCATCGCTCCTtctgccttaataaaatttcaaaaaatcttttctgatgtggaacatcagtcaaagctgcaaccacaaatcatatttaaaattttaaaaaatgtttcaCTAAGGCTTCCGGACACCGTAACAGCTCTGATACAAGTTGTTATGGATTATATCAAAgagatcatgacgataataggATGAATGCTACCTGGATGTACCAATCCCAGATGCAATGGAAGCACCAGAGTCGGACGTTGAAATGATTGTGGATGAAGatataatatttcaaaaaatattttgctcGATACAAACATGTGAGTGATAAAAATGCTCATAATACTTGCACACTACCGAATGCAAGTATTTATCATTTGTGGGATACATATAGTAATTCAAATCTCAATTTGTATTTCCGTTATGAAATTTAATATGAATGCGTCATATGATTTGTTCTTAGGAATTCTATATTTTACTTAGCGTTGTATTTGATTTGgataggaaatttttttttattttcaatctgATATGTATCTTTGTATGTTTTGGGTCCTCTATGctatcaaatttcagttttagtttgattttttgtttttttggcaatttaaattttttttcatacttAACGCTGACATGAAACTGATGTAGTGTTGATGTGACGTTAAGGTGTATAATGCCACATCAGAACTCCGAATGAAAAATGATTacaattaccaaaaaaaaatatcgaaCAAAACTGAAATATGATAACATAAAAGATCAAAATCGTAAAACCACAAATTACAATACAAACAAAACAGTTTTCCCATTCGAATATAATATTTGTGCAATATAAAATAAGTAATCATTAAtgatttgaagaaaattatattaattgcttaaaaaactaaattattaatttaataataaaaattttaatttttacattaatgaaaaaaataaaaatattggtaaaaaatgaaattaattatttaaaagtattaatatatttagtttatattaattatttaaatattcattttaaatcaacatttttaaaaaatattgaaatatctTTATGTCTTAAATCAATATTCTTTCCGGATGTCAACTTTCTTCACATTTATTTTTCAGCTGAAGCCTGAAGGGACCGATAtggagtatttgaaatttaCGGAGGAAATACGGCCATAAATTCATAATTGAGGGGGCAAAATGCTATTCACTTGGTTCCTAAACGACGACGTTAGACTCAAATATCCACGACTGTTGAGACTACAACTTCCAGTGCTGCAGCTGCCCCATCTCACTCACGGAGCATAACAAACCCTAGAACAATGTCGGGCGGATTTTTTCGGGTAAAATTCTTATTTTGATTTCTTTAGTGGTTAAATCTGTTCTTGTATTTTGAACATCCTTTTCTGGAATCTTGATTTCTccgtttattattattattttttgtattgAGCATATTGGTGTTATTTTCATGTGAATCAGGGCACGTCCACCGATCAGGACACTCGTTTCTCGAACAAGAAAGCCAAGCTTCTCAAATCTCAGAAATTCGCCTCTGAATTGGAAACCCTGGTTTGTCTCTGCGTTTGGTCATTGCTAATTTTTTTTGGAGCATGTCTCTTTTTTGTTCTTGGCTACCTTTTAAATGCGGGATTAGTTTGAAGTAATATATTTCTTTGTTGAAATGTGTATGATAAGGAGGGTGTTATAGGACACTTGCTTTTTAAGAAGTATCTTTTGCTTGCACAATTGCTGGAAAGTGGAATTATGTATTTTCTGTATTGAGTTGGAAAAATCATTTTCTCCCAAGTAATGGCTTCAGTGTTAAATCCGCCAAGGGAAAGGTTTAAACAAGCAGAAAAGGAAAAAGGGGATACAAAACACCCCTCTTACGCATTTCTAAACCAAGAATcttgaaatatatttttatgaaagtgCTTTATGATGCCTTGTTGCAGATCGGTGGACTTGAGAAACTTGAAATAAATTTCATGACATGCAGTGGCAGTCGGACATAATCTTGTTGCTTTTGTCTATTTCTATTTTCCATTCTTCTGGTATTTTTTATTGTGTAACTATTGTTGTTGTTGGAAATGTGTTTTTAGGTGGACATGACAAAAGTGAAGATGGATGTTATGAGACCATGGATAGCAAAGCGTGTCACTGAGCTAATTGGGTTTGAGGATGAAGTACTTATCAACTTTATCTATGGACTTCTAGAGGGAAAGGTAATTCCAACGTGATTATTATTCTGTTTCGAGAGAGTAAATGTGAAGGCTTATCCCACGTCTCATTGTTATATAATGAGAATTTTCGCAAAGAGACATAACCGAATCTCTCTTGAATATAGCCGTTTTCAAAGTCAGTTGAGTCATCCTGTAATTTTGGTTTTTGAATCCTGGAGAAATTTTGGTGCTTGTATTGGCTGCAGGAAGTCAATGGAAAAGAAGTTCAAATTTCACTTACTGGATTTATGGAGAGAAACACTGGAAAGTTTATGAAAGAATTATGGTCGTTGCTTCTAAGTGCACAGCAAAATTTGAGCGGCATTCCGCAGCAGTTTCTTGATGAGAAGGAGGAGGAAACTAAGAAGAAGAAGGTTGGTCACAGGATTTCTTGATTTAAAGATTTTCTATTTTGATGTGTCTTACCTGCTCCCTTACTGTCTGATTACAGGCTGAGACAGATCGTATAGCTCATGAAATTCTAAGGAAGAAAGAGAAGGAGAAGCAAGAATTGGAACGAGAGACTACGAAAATGGTATTTATAATTTTCCATGCTACAGTTGTATTGGATAAAACGGGAATTCTTTTCCTAATTAGTTTTTCGTTTTCACATCATTCAGATTGCTTCTGCTTCTGCAATTATTTCGGTTCATATCTGTTACCTCAAACTGCTGTAGGATGGTGATGGTGATACATTGAGAGATAAGCCTGCTGAGTTGGAACTCAATTCAAAACCTGATACCATGGTGTCTAGCTTTCAGCCAGCTGATGCGAACAAGCAGAGTGAGAGAAAAAGCATGAGAGGGCGCTCTAGGTACCAATCATAGTATATTTGGTAGTTACTAACTATTGCTAGGAGAACGAACATTATAAGAATCTAGTTTGTTTATTTATGCTTGGTTTACATGATGGAGAAACAAAAGTTAAAACAATAATAACTGAATGAAGACTGAAGTGGAGATCCAAGAAATGGATTTACCTAACTTATTGGTTCAACTGAAAATTTATCTTATCAAATTGCTCAGGTTCAGACAGAATCTTGTTATGCAAGCAAAAGATGAATGAACTATAAAGCATGCTGGTTAGATTTTTTTGGCAAGCCTTGCTAGGcgaaaataataaaattcacTGTTCTTTCCCCAGTGTTTCTTTGCCTGCTTGCCATTCAAAGATTATTCTCGGGTTTAATTAAGAAATTTCACTGAACTTAGCTGAATCAATATGGTGACAGCCCGACAAGGAATTGTTTCCTCAACAGGTGAGAAGTTACTAGATTTTTCCACTCCAGTGATAAATTAACCTCGTATTTCCCAACATTCATTTTACATCATCATTCATCTATCAATACAGTTTCTATCCACGTAATGAATATCCTTGGAATGTATTTGAAGCCAAATTTTGCATCAAGAACATCTCGCCTTATCCACCTTACAGAAGTTATGGAAAAATTGTATGGGAAGTTCAACTCAAATCTAACTGGACAACAGTTTGAGCTGCAACATATGCTAAGTTACTGTGTATTAAAGATCTTTGAATTGTTTCAAAGTGGACCGACCTAGAAGGAtgaaaatccttaaaaatggaTGCTTCAAGTAACTTTTTACCTAGAGAATATGTCGAGATGAATTTGTCAGTTAATTTGATCCTGAAGAATATTGCAGAAAATTAAAAGTAAAAGGTTCGACAACTAATGATAAATCAGACAAtgaacttttaaatttttttttgaggtTGAAATTGTATCACGTGATTACAAGCTGAAGCttaagatatttttttaaaattgtttaatcgTTTTTGTAAAAACTTATGAGTTACAACACTTATTTATTGCTCTCAATGAGTATAAGATACCAAAATGAAATGTATTACTTTTCAGTTGTTGCTCATTGGTAAAACGTACATGCACTAGTTTCATTTTGGTATCTTATACTCATTGAGAGCtataaataagtgttttttagTTGTTGCTCATTGGTAAAACATACATGCACTAGTTTCTGTGTGTGTTTTATGTCAAGTTCTGATTGAAACTGTTCTTTCTTTACCTTGTCTTTCATTGGAAGAATCATGCAAATCAGGTATCATGCTGGCTGTCCTTTATAGTTTGTCGTGAGGTTTTGAAGTACCATTATCATAAATGTGTCAGAGAACAATATATGTCCGACctgttttttaattttgggttttATTTTTGACAACTGTATCAGAGATATCTACTCCCAACTTGTTTTGGTTTTGGCTTATGCTTCATCAGTCTTTGAGAGATAAATTACTAAATGGTTATCCACACGTGTAAAACTAATATTAATTCACTCTGCAGTCTGCACAGGGATTCAAAATCTCcagatttggcttatcgttcCTCCTCTCCAAGGTATGCATTTCGATCATGGCAATCAACCTTGTATTATGTGACTCTATTGCATTTCTCTTCCCAAAAGAAACTTTAGTCTGAAAACTTGTCTTTTTTTGGAGTGGACAAAGGAATTCAACGTCACCTAGCAAGTATTTTTGAATTCTAGAAGTCACTCAGAGTAGGTTTTCATTAGTCGTATAAAGATTTGTGGCATTTTCTAATTGGTATCTAATCTGGTTCCTAATGACAGGTGGAGTTCAAGAAGTGTTTCTAGTTCACCTCCACGGAGAAGTCGGTCTATGTCATCTGAAAGACGGTATCCCACTTCTCCAAGACAGTCCCCGACCCCTCGCAAGAGGCATGTTGTTCAGCCCTCTCCTTCTCCACCAAGGCGTAGATCGTCCTATTCTAAACGAAGATCAATTTCTCCTCCACGACGTAGATCTCCCTCCCCTAGTAGATATAGAGCGCGTTTACCTAGGCGATACAGATCTCGGTCTCCATTGAGCCATAGATCACGGTCTCCCTTTAATAGAAGGTCACGATCTCCCTTTAATCGAAAATCTCGATCCCCAAGGCGTCGGTCTAGGACACCAATACGGACCTCAACAGCACATCATAGATCCCCCTCTCCTTTCCGGCGTAGATCCCCCTCTCCTTTACGGCGCAGATCTCCATCTCCCGTTCGACGCAGATCTCCATCTCCTGTTCGACGCAGATCTCCATCTCCTGCACGACGGAGGTTGCCATCTCCTCTAAAACGTAGGACATCATCTCCTTTGAGTGACAAATCACCATCACATGTGCAGCGTAGGTCCCCATCTCCCTTGCATCGCAGGCCACGATCTCCATTTCATCGGAAGCCTCCGTATGTTCGTCGGGATTCACGATCTCCTGTAAGAAGGCGATACCAGCGATCTCCTTCAACTCCACGGCAGCAATCTAAATCACCAGTTCGGCGTATGTCCTCAACGATCGGTCGAAAAAGATCTTTATCCCCAGCCCCTCGAAGATCTGGAGAATCTAGCTCTCCCTCGTCCATTCGACACAATTCCATTTCTCCTGTTAGGAGAGAATCTTCAAAAAGCATGAGATCACCTGAACAATCTCATGGAGAAAGGGTCAGGTACTGAAACATGTTAATCTTGcagtattatttttatgatttttattttgtaggagCCTTTTGAAATGAGTTCTTAGCATGAAGTTATAAAGAACCCAAATTGATATATGCAACAAATTTACTTGATTAGTAGCGTCCCATTTTTTTACACTGTCCAGAAACGCAACAATGATAAATCTGATTGATAAAAATAGCTGTATTTACCGGTTTACCTCGAACACAAGCTTGAAAATTCATTCATTGCCTTTTGTTCAACTACAAATCTGATTAATGAAAAATTAAGTTGTTGGTGTTGGGCACTAGCACGCTTTTGTGGACCACTGGTTCACTGTTTGTATTCAAATCATTTcacattattaataatattatagtttcttatataaaaaaaaaagttgtaaAGTTCTAACCTATTGTTTATTTGAAGGGTggttatatatatttctattgaactagatttaattcaaataagtatAAGATTTTACAAGAATCCTGAGAGTGGTCGAGTCACCATCAAGTTTGTCGCTTCTGCCATTATCTCCCATCACCAGTTAAGTTCAACTATTTTTTGCCTGACAACATACAGAAGCTTAGAGAAAAATTCTCCTGCTCATTATGCTTCTCCAAGTGAAAAAGCTGAACTCTCTGCAAAGAATCATAGAGGATCAAAACCTGTGGACGTCAGGCCCATTATTTCTTTGAGATCACCACAGAGGGATATGCTGGATCAAAATGACCTCCATGGGGAAGAGCCAGTGCTGTCACTTTCCAAGAAAAAAACTCCTCTTGTATCAGATGCTTCTAGGGAAAGAGCTCACCGTGAAGAGCAAAGGTTGGGACTCTATGCTTATCTACCTTTTATGTTTCAATTGTAGGGAAATTATTTCTTCATGCACGGGTTATGGATTTTATTCTTGTAGGTCTAGTCCTCGTGATGGTCTTCATCAGCAAAGGGAAAGAGTCATTCGTCCTGAGAGCCCAAGCCCCATGGTGAAGGTTGCTGGGCCTAAACCTCATCGTGAACATTCTGGGGCAAGTGTTGAAGATAAGAACAACTTTTCTGCCAGGTTTTGCGTTAATTCCACATTGTTAGTGAGCATTCTTTTTTGTGCTATAGATTTCTTAATTGGGGCCTTTCTCACGTTTACTTGGGGATATTAGAGAGCAAAAATATGGAGCACGTGGAACGAATTCTCTGACATCTGATCAACGTAAAGATTTAATTGACTCTACCAAAGTTCATGATGATTTCTCAAAGTCAACAAAGAGCCGACTGACAAATAGGTCACTGTTGCTAGTATACTCGTCTTGTCATTTGCCTTTTATAATGGAACTCATTTTCTGAATGTTCTTCATATATGTGTGAACAGCGAAGGACCTGACAGGACGAATCATAGAGAACACTATGAGAAACCAGCGTCATCAGAAATTCGTAAAACAACGAGCATGAGTGAGAGAAAAAGTGAATCATATGTCGATGAGGGTGACAGAGCTGGCAAATTGACTAGTGGTCCGTTAGGTGATAGCAAGAAAGGTTATAGGTTGCAAGAATCGGCAGTTTTGCCCAAGTTGTCAAGGAAGTCTGAGATGAATGATCTGAATGGTTCTACAGATTCTCCCTCCAAGGAATCTGATGAGTACAAAACTAAagtcaaagaaaagaagaaacacAGCAAGTCAGATAGGCATGATGTGGAATCGGATGATTCTTTCAGTGATGATTCTTATGAGGAGAGGAAGGAGGTCAAAAggaggagaaaagaagaaaaaaagctGAAGAGAGAGGAGAAGCGTCGGAAACGAGATGAGCGACATCGTAGAAAGGAAGAAAGGCGTGCAGAGAAGTTGAAATTGAAGTCAGCGGATACTGGTAACCCATTATCTGATCTCGAGGGAGATTATTCAGAAAACGACAATGATCATAGACGCGTGTCAAAAACAAGAGGAAATAAGGATTCTAAATCCGAGCAGAAAAACCTTGAGATAGAGTTACGAGAGAAGGCTCTTGAGTCCCTTCGAGCCAAAAGAGGGATTGACATATCAAAGGATTGATGTGATAGTATATTTAGCTGTTGTTTTATCTTTGTTAccaaatactttttttttttaccaaaaaatTGAATGAGTGTACTTTTGATATTAATTTGACTCAATCTTTACTGGTGGCAGAAAAGGATAAATGATGATTTCCTCCGCGGGCATTATGACTACTGCACATTTGTGCTGACTTTCCTGCTAAGATTTTCTGGTGATATGCCTCCTCCTTGCAGATGCCTTGTTGTTTCCAATAGGCATGTCTTATTGGGATATCAATAGTTATATCTGCAGCCTGTGATTCCTTTCACGCTTTTGATATTCTCGTTCTAATCTGAATAACCTTTAATTTAAGATGTATtatcgttttttttttccttttccctgtgggtttttgtttgtttgttttttttaaaaaaatcttgtgATGTTTTTGATACAAATCCTTGTGGTCTTGGCAGCAATAGATTCCCTGCAACTTTGTTACTGAAGTT
Proteins encoded:
- the LOC140882243 gene encoding uncharacterized protein isoform X1, yielding MSGGFFRGTSTDQDTRFSNKKAKLLKSQKFASELETLVDMTKVKMDVMRPWIAKRVTELIGFEDEVLINFIYGLLEGKEVNGKEVQISLTGFMERNTGKFMKELWSLLLSAQQNLSGIPQQFLDEKEEETKKKKAETDRIAHEILRKKEKEKQELERETTKMDGDGDTLRDKPAELELNSKPDTMVSSFQPADANKQSERKSMRGRSSPTRNCFLNSLHRDSKSPDLAYRSSSPRWSSRSVSSSPPRRSRSMSSERRYPTSPRQSPTPRKRHVVQPSPSPPRRRSSYSKRRSISPPRRRSPSPSRYRARLPRRYRSRSPLSHRSRSPFNRRSRSPFNRKSRSPRRRSRTPIRTSTAHHRSPSPFRRRSPSPLRRRSPSPVRRRSPSPVRRRSPSPARRRLPSPLKRRTSSPLSDKSPSHVQRRSPSPLHRRPRSPFHRKPPYVRRDSRSPVRRRYQRSPSTPRQQSKSPVRRMSSTIGRKRSLSPAPRRSGESSSPSSIRHNSISPVRRESSKSMRSPEQSHGERVRSLEKNSPAHYASPSEKAELSAKNHRGSKPVDVRPIISLRSPQRDMLDQNDLHGEEPVLSLSKKKTPLVSDASRERAHREEQRSSPRDGLHQQRERVIRPESPSPMVKVAGPKPHREHSGASVEDKNNFSAREQKYGARGTNSLTSDQRKDLIDSTKVHDDFSKSTKSRLTNSEGPDRTNHREHYEKPASSEIRKTTSMSERKSESYVDEGDRAGKLTSGPLGDSKKGYRLQESAVLPKLSRKSEMNDLNGSTDSPSKESDEYKTKVKEKKKHSKSDRHDVESDDSFSDDSYEERKEVKRRRKEEKKLKREEKRRKRDERHRRKEERRAEKLKLKSADTGNPLSDLEGDYSENDNDHRRVSKTRGNKDSKSEQKNLEIELREKALESLRAKRGIDISKD
- the LOC140882243 gene encoding uncharacterized protein isoform X2, with amino-acid sequence MSGGFFRGTSTDQDTRFSNKKAKLLKSQKFASELETLVDMTKVKMDVMRPWIAKRVTELIGFEDEVLINFIYGLLEGKEVNGKEVQISLTGFMERNTGKFMKELWSLLLSAQQNLSGIPQQFLDEKEEETKKKKAETDRIAHEILRKKEKEKQELERETTKMDGDGDTLRDKPAELELNSKPDTMVSSFQPADANKQSERKSMRGRSSLHRDSKSPDLAYRSSSPRWSSRSVSSSPPRRSRSMSSERRYPTSPRQSPTPRKRHVVQPSPSPPRRRSSYSKRRSISPPRRRSPSPSRYRARLPRRYRSRSPLSHRSRSPFNRRSRSPFNRKSRSPRRRSRTPIRTSTAHHRSPSPFRRRSPSPLRRRSPSPVRRRSPSPVRRRSPSPARRRLPSPLKRRTSSPLSDKSPSHVQRRSPSPLHRRPRSPFHRKPPYVRRDSRSPVRRRYQRSPSTPRQQSKSPVRRMSSTIGRKRSLSPAPRRSGESSSPSSIRHNSISPVRRESSKSMRSPEQSHGERVRSLEKNSPAHYASPSEKAELSAKNHRGSKPVDVRPIISLRSPQRDMLDQNDLHGEEPVLSLSKKKTPLVSDASRERAHREEQRSSPRDGLHQQRERVIRPESPSPMVKVAGPKPHREHSGASVEDKNNFSAREQKYGARGTNSLTSDQRKDLIDSTKVHDDFSKSTKSRLTNSEGPDRTNHREHYEKPASSEIRKTTSMSERKSESYVDEGDRAGKLTSGPLGDSKKGYRLQESAVLPKLSRKSEMNDLNGSTDSPSKESDEYKTKVKEKKKHSKSDRHDVESDDSFSDDSYEERKEVKRRRKEEKKLKREEKRRKRDERHRRKEERRAEKLKLKSADTGNPLSDLEGDYSENDNDHRRVSKTRGNKDSKSEQKNLEIELREKALESLRAKRGIDISKD
- the LOC140882243 gene encoding uncharacterized protein isoform X4 is translated as MVSSFQPADANKQSERKSMRGRSSPTRNCFLNSLHRDSKSPDLAYRSSSPRWSSRSVSSSPPRRSRSMSSERRYPTSPRQSPTPRKRHVVQPSPSPPRRRSSYSKRRSISPPRRRSPSPSRYRARLPRRYRSRSPLSHRSRSPFNRRSRSPFNRKSRSPRRRSRTPIRTSTAHHRSPSPFRRRSPSPLRRRSPSPVRRRSPSPVRRRSPSPARRRLPSPLKRRTSSPLSDKSPSHVQRRSPSPLHRRPRSPFHRKPPYVRRDSRSPVRRRYQRSPSTPRQQSKSPVRRMSSTIGRKRSLSPAPRRSGESSSPSSIRHNSISPVRRESSKSMRSPEQSHGERVRSLEKNSPAHYASPSEKAELSAKNHRGSKPVDVRPIISLRSPQRDMLDQNDLHGEEPVLSLSKKKTPLVSDASRERAHREEQRSSPRDGLHQQRERVIRPESPSPMVKVAGPKPHREHSGASVEDKNNFSAREQKYGARGTNSLTSDQRKDLIDSTKVHDDFSKSTKSRLTNSEGPDRTNHREHYEKPASSEIRKTTSMSERKSESYVDEGDRAGKLTSGPLGDSKKGYRLQESAVLPKLSRKSEMNDLNGSTDSPSKESDEYKTKVKEKKKHSKSDRHDVESDDSFSDDSYEERKEVKRRRKEEKKLKREEKRRKRDERHRRKEERRAEKLKLKSADTGNPLSDLEGDYSENDNDHRRVSKTRGNKDSKSEQKNLEIELREKALESLRAKRGIDISKD
- the LOC140882243 gene encoding uncharacterized protein isoform X3, translating into MSGGFFRGTSTDQDTRFSNKKAKLLKSQKFASELETLVDMTKVKMDVMRPWIAKRVTELIGFEDEVLINFIYGLLEGKEVNGKEVQISLTGFMERNTGKFMKELWSLLLSAQQNLSGIPQQFLDEKEEETKKKKAETDRIAHEILRKKEKEKQELERETTKMDGDGDTLRDKPAELELNSKPDTMVSSFQPADANKQSERKSMRGRSSPTRNCFLNSLHRDSKSPDLAYRSSSPRWSSRSVSSSPPRRSRSMSSERRYPTSPRQSPTPRKRHVVQPSPSPPRRRSSYSKRRSISPPRRRSPSPSRYRARLPRRYRSRSPLSHRSRSPFNRRSRSPFNRKSRSPRRRSRTPIRTSTAHHRSPSPFRRRSPSPLRRRSPSPVRRRSPSPVRRRSPSPARRRLPSPLKRRTSSPLSDKSPSHVQRRSPSPLHRRPRSPFHRKPPYVRRDSRSPVRRRYQRSPSTPRQQSKSPVRRMSSTIGRKRSLSPAPRRSGESSSPSSIRHNSISPVRRESSKSMRSPEQSHGERVRPIISLRSPQRDMLDQNDLHGEEPVLSLSKKKTPLVSDASRERAHREEQRSSPRDGLHQQRERVIRPESPSPMVKVAGPKPHREHSGASVEDKNNFSAREQKYGARGTNSLTSDQRKDLIDSTKVHDDFSKSTKSRLTNSEGPDRTNHREHYEKPASSEIRKTTSMSERKSESYVDEGDRAGKLTSGPLGDSKKGYRLQESAVLPKLSRKSEMNDLNGSTDSPSKESDEYKTKVKEKKKHSKSDRHDVESDDSFSDDSYEERKEVKRRRKEEKKLKREEKRRKRDERHRRKEERRAEKLKLKSADTGNPLSDLEGDYSENDNDHRRVSKTRGNKDSKSEQKNLEIELREKALESLRAKRGIDISKD